One part of the Sulfolobus tengchongensis genome encodes these proteins:
- a CDS encoding ABC transporter substrate-binding protein, which translates to MSRVKLTLACYIYDRTLPLLLGKVQPEGIELNYLPLWVQETFSRMIKNREFEISEMSFGGYLESLNSPNPPFVAIPVFPSKMFRHRSIYINKNSGINDPKDLRGKRVGVPEWRQTAAIWIKGILNEYYGVPYDSVTYYVGPLENKEVSRRMAETDMLKVKQGIKIERLPQGKTLSEMLDKGEIDAVYSAQAPSSFLRGSNVKRLFENYRETEIEFYRKTEIYPIMHIIVIRRDIYEKYPWVAYNLYKAFEEAKNIAFNEIYNVSQFGVAYMFAPWIQNDFEIMRSISGDDFWPYGVSKNYKTIETFIRYSYEQGIIDKMYNPREIFAKETQDT; encoded by the coding sequence ATGTCAAGGGTAAAGTTAACTTTAGCGTGTTACATATACGATAGAACATTACCACTATTATTAGGTAAGGTACAACCAGAAGGTATAGAGTTAAATTATTTACCATTGTGGGTGCAAGAGACCTTTTCGAGAATGATAAAAAATAGAGAATTTGAGATTTCTGAAATGTCATTTGGAGGGTACTTGGAATCGCTAAATTCGCCTAATCCTCCCTTTGTTGCCATTCCAGTATTTCCTTCTAAAATGTTTAGACATAGGTCAATATATATTAATAAGAATAGTGGTATTAATGATCCTAAGGATCTAAGGGGAAAAAGGGTTGGCGTACCTGAATGGAGACAAACTGCTGCAATTTGGATTAAGGGTATTCTAAATGAGTATTATGGAGTTCCGTATGATTCAGTAACCTATTATGTTGGCCCATTGGAAAATAAGGAAGTATCTAGGAGAATGGCAGAGACAGATATGTTGAAAGTAAAACAAGGAATAAAGATCGAAAGATTACCACAAGGTAAAACTTTATCAGAAATGTTAGATAAGGGGGAGATAGATGCAGTATACAGTGCGCAGGCACCTTCTAGTTTTCTCAGGGGGTCTAACGTTAAGAGACTATTTGAAAACTATAGGGAAACTGAGATAGAATTTTATAGAAAGACTGAAATATATCCAATTATGCACATAATTGTGATAAGAAGGGATATTTATGAAAAATATCCCTGGGTAGCCTACAACTTGTATAAGGCATTCGAAGAGGCTAAGAATATTGCGTTTAATGAAATATATAACGTATCGCAGTTTGGTGTCGCATATATGTTTGCCCCATGGATACAGAACGATTTTGAAATCATGAGAAGTATCTCCGGTGATGACTTTTGGCCATACGGGGTATCTAAGAATTATAAGACTATAGAAACATTTATAAGATATTCTTATGAGCAAGGGATAATAGATAAAATGTATAATCCTAGGGAAATTTTCGCAAAGGAAACTCAAGATACATGA
- a CDS encoding FAD-binding protein: MYYDIVIIGTGAAGMSAAVTAMEYARLNNKKVSILMLEKMGEDMWGGNSRYTTANMRFIDEEHFDPNIEETFKKFSKGKANMDHVKVIANNAVDTIKWLKSLGVQFENRTGRWAGHGLPRIGPVGGGLAIISTLRKYAESYGVKILFNTTAWKLSLDEEGRVNGVWVRDERGKSYRIGAKAIILACGGFEGNYEMLVRYIGREATNLVMDNPATPIHQGECINMALEIGAKTSGDFGNWHGAVIDVRSKAYRPRVDLYFFGIMVNKDGKRFMDESGMGDIHDSFEVAARKVFEQPDHMAFIIFDNKVYSIPNYKSLVWTDLPPIVANNLEELAEMLNKEWGVNKENLLRTIREFNSSVQPGEFNPNILDGKHTKGIDPPKSNWALKIDEPPYMAYPVTATVQFTYGGLATDTNARVLDTNEKPILGLYAAGEIVGLYYHRYPGATSVLRALIFGRIAGINAVDYVTEEK; encoded by the coding sequence AATATGCAAGGTTAAATAACAAGAAAGTAAGTATACTGATGCTTGAGAAAATGGGTGAAGATATGTGGGGTGGTAATAGTAGATATACGACAGCGAACATGAGGTTCATTGATGAAGAGCACTTTGATCCAAACATTGAGGAAACGTTCAAAAAGTTTTCTAAGGGAAAAGCAAATATGGATCATGTGAAGGTGATAGCTAATAATGCTGTAGATACTATAAAATGGTTAAAATCATTAGGGGTTCAATTTGAAAATAGAACTGGAAGATGGGCTGGTCACGGTCTTCCTAGGATTGGTCCAGTTGGTGGAGGTCTGGCCATAATCTCCACATTAAGGAAATATGCTGAAAGTTATGGTGTAAAAATTCTCTTCAATACTACAGCCTGGAAGTTATCTTTAGATGAAGAGGGCAGAGTTAATGGAGTCTGGGTAAGAGATGAAAGGGGTAAGAGTTATAGAATTGGTGCTAAAGCGATAATATTAGCATGTGGTGGATTTGAGGGAAACTACGAAATGTTAGTAAGATACATTGGGAGAGAAGCTACGAACTTAGTTATGGATAATCCAGCAACACCTATACATCAAGGAGAATGTATAAACATGGCCCTAGAGATAGGGGCTAAAACTTCAGGTGATTTTGGTAATTGGCACGGCGCAGTGATAGATGTTAGAAGTAAAGCGTATAGGCCGAGAGTAGATCTCTATTTCTTTGGCATTATGGTTAATAAAGATGGTAAGAGATTTATGGATGAAAGCGGAATGGGCGATATTCATGACTCTTTTGAGGTAGCTGCGAGAAAAGTATTTGAACAGCCAGATCATATGGCCTTTATAATTTTCGATAATAAGGTATATTCTATCCCTAACTATAAGTCTCTAGTTTGGACTGATCTACCTCCTATAGTCGCCAATAATTTAGAAGAATTGGCTGAGATGCTAAATAAAGAATGGGGAGTAAATAAAGAGAATCTATTACGAACTATTAGAGAGTTTAATAGTTCTGTACAACCCGGTGAATTTAATCCAAATATTCTAGATGGTAAACACACTAAGGGAATAGATCCTCCTAAGTCTAATTGGGCTTTAAAAATAGATGAACCTCCATATATGGCGTATCCAGTTACTGCTACTGTGCAGTTTACATATGGTGGGCTTGCTACAGATACTAATGCGAGAGTGTTAGATACTAATGAGAAACCAATTTTGGGATTATATGCTGCAGGAGAGATAGTAGGCTTGTACTATCATAGATATCCCGGCGCTACATCAGTTTTAAGGGCCTTAATATTCGGTAGAATAGCAGGAATAAATGCAGTGGATTATGTGACTGAGGAAAAATAA